A window of Streptomyces sp. SAI-127 contains these coding sequences:
- a CDS encoding BTAD domain-containing putative transcriptional regulator produces MRRRIPGIGPLLATDGPGYALVIDEDQLDLGRFDAQVRKARTAHETQGPREAVELLHAALELWRGPVLSGLEGSVIDGAVMAVEDRRLTALEKYYDLRLDLGEAAELVSDLRGYVGLHPYQEGFWGQLMLALYRSGRRAEALAEYGRVREQLAEELGIDPGPQLIRVYEAILVETPEAAGPAFARPAVPVPPAPEPVAAPGVPRTLPCDVADFVGRDSELQLLLADARRRDRGTRVVAIDGMGGVGKTSLAVRAAYQLCADYPDGQLYIDLRGYSPQERPIGIDTALEVLLCALGVPRDRIPDDVAERTALWHATLAGKQVLLLLDNAVDQSVVSRLLPNSHGCLVLVTSRARLTDLDGAEWVHVDVMPPGESEALVAELLGAQRIDTEPEAAGELARLCGHLPLAIRIATARLSNRPRWSVRYLVERLSDEGRKLDELSSGERGVAGTLRLSYQVLSADCRATFRALSLHPGRDVDVHSTAALLGLSTREAETHLEKLLDAHLVQQPDVDLYAFHDLVRSYARSMCGQQPRESRGAAVERLLSYYLTATETACETIFPGRSSRITGLHASPALLPRLTGVDEAHAWFSRELITLLSTVELAADMGYDRHAVWLARNVAFYSNAQGNLHEFAALGRVAVAAARRLDDPKLLGMSLSNLSVACWKLGLQDEGIAAVEEALELAVAHADRHTQAHGEATLGLYASLQGRFEKALAHLRAAIALERDLGSPRAEAESLTVLSALYEKWGMFTEAAESAERAVSLVRRLGQHETALVALTDLALAHTGLGRYATAEQHLAEARDLCGDDREPGQVAVTLALSAELAYRRGETERASAFADRALALSGLSASPLRRARVESMLGAVWEHRQDYTTALQLHTRALETARSFGYRVEEAYALAGMARVAVLLGDAEVAAGHRSAADGLFAELKIPVARRPATEPVVVHALSTVSSFSPAPPACDALAGSGAVVGYDTVRDAARETGAVPR; encoded by the coding sequence TTGCGCCGCCGTATCCCTGGCATCGGCCCGCTTCTGGCCACCGACGGCCCGGGCTATGCGCTGGTCATTGACGAGGACCAACTCGATCTGGGGCGTTTCGACGCCCAGGTGCGAAAGGCCAGGACGGCGCACGAGACACAGGGGCCGCGCGAAGCGGTGGAACTGCTGCACGCCGCGTTGGAATTGTGGCGCGGTCCGGTCCTGTCCGGTTTGGAAGGTTCCGTCATCGACGGCGCCGTCATGGCCGTCGAGGACCGTCGGCTCACCGCCCTGGAGAAGTACTACGACCTGCGACTCGATCTCGGTGAGGCCGCCGAGCTTGTCAGTGACCTGCGCGGATATGTAGGCCTGCACCCTTACCAGGAGGGCTTCTGGGGGCAGTTGATGCTCGCGCTGTACCGTTCCGGGCGGCGCGCCGAGGCGCTGGCGGAGTACGGCAGGGTACGCGAGCAACTCGCCGAGGAACTCGGCATCGATCCCGGACCGCAGTTGATACGTGTCTATGAGGCGATCCTCGTCGAGACCCCGGAAGCGGCCGGTCCCGCATTCGCCAGGCCAGCCGTGCCCGTGCCGCCGGCCCCCGAGCCAGTGGCCGCGCCGGGCGTCCCCCGCACCCTGCCGTGCGACGTCGCCGACTTCGTCGGCCGGGACTCGGAGCTCCAGTTACTGCTTGCCGACGCCAGGCGCAGGGACCGGGGCACCCGCGTTGTCGCCATCGACGGCATGGGCGGTGTCGGCAAGACCTCTCTGGCGGTACGCGCCGCTTACCAGCTGTGCGCGGACTACCCGGACGGACAGCTCTACATCGACCTGCGCGGCTACTCCCCGCAGGAGCGTCCCATCGGCATCGACACCGCCTTGGAAGTCCTCCTGTGCGCGCTCGGCGTGCCCCGCGACCGCATCCCAGACGACGTGGCCGAACGCACCGCCCTGTGGCACGCCACCCTGGCCGGGAAGCAGGTACTCCTCCTGCTCGACAATGCCGTCGACCAGTCAGTGGTCAGCCGGTTGCTGCCCAACTCTCACGGCTGTCTGGTGTTGGTCACCAGCCGGGCCCGGCTGACGGATCTTGACGGCGCCGAGTGGGTGCATGTCGACGTGATGCCACCCGGCGAGAGTGAGGCCCTCGTCGCGGAACTCCTGGGCGCTCAACGCATCGACACCGAACCGGAGGCCGCCGGTGAATTGGCCAGACTCTGCGGCCACCTGCCGCTGGCGATCCGCATAGCCACAGCCCGCCTGAGCAACCGTCCCCGCTGGTCGGTGCGTTACCTGGTGGAACGGCTGTCAGACGAGGGCCGCAAACTCGACGAGCTCAGCTCCGGCGAGCGAGGCGTCGCCGGTACCCTCCGGCTGTCTTACCAGGTGCTGTCCGCCGACTGCCGCGCGACGTTCCGGGCGCTCTCCCTGCACCCGGGCCGCGACGTCGACGTCCACTCCACGGCGGCTCTGCTCGGTCTGAGCACCCGGGAGGCCGAGACCCACCTGGAGAAGTTGCTCGATGCCCATCTCGTACAGCAGCCCGACGTGGATCTGTATGCATTCCACGATCTCGTGCGTAGCTACGCGCGCAGCATGTGCGGCCAACAGCCCAGGGAGAGCAGGGGCGCCGCAGTGGAACGGCTGCTCTCCTACTACCTGACGGCCACGGAGACCGCCTGCGAAACGATCTTCCCCGGACGGAGTTCTCGTATCACCGGACTGCACGCTTCCCCCGCCCTCCTGCCACGCCTTACAGGGGTCGACGAGGCACACGCCTGGTTCTCCCGTGAGCTGATCACACTCCTGTCCACCGTCGAACTGGCCGCGGACATGGGCTATGACCGGCACGCGGTGTGGCTGGCCCGCAATGTCGCCTTCTATTCCAATGCCCAAGGGAACCTGCACGAGTTCGCAGCACTGGGCCGTGTCGCGGTCGCCGCCGCTCGTCGTCTGGACGACCCCAAGCTGCTCGGCATGAGCCTGTCCAACCTCAGCGTGGCCTGCTGGAAGCTCGGCCTGCAGGACGAGGGCATTGCAGCGGTCGAGGAGGCGCTGGAATTGGCCGTAGCGCATGCCGACCGGCACACCCAGGCACACGGCGAAGCCACGCTGGGTCTCTATGCCAGCCTGCAGGGACGCTTCGAGAAGGCCCTGGCCCATCTGCGGGCGGCCATCGCCCTCGAACGCGACCTGGGCTCCCCGCGTGCCGAGGCCGAGAGCCTCACTGTCCTCAGCGCCCTCTATGAGAAGTGGGGGATGTTCACGGAGGCTGCGGAGAGCGCCGAGCGGGCCGTGTCACTGGTACGCAGGCTGGGCCAACACGAGACGGCTCTGGTGGCGCTGACCGACCTTGCCCTGGCCCACACCGGTCTGGGGCGGTACGCCACCGCTGAGCAACACCTCGCCGAGGCACGCGACCTATGCGGCGATGACAGAGAACCGGGCCAGGTCGCGGTCACTCTGGCCCTGTCCGCGGAGCTGGCCTACCGACGTGGCGAAACCGAACGCGCCTCAGCCTTCGCCGACCGGGCGTTGGCCCTGAGCGGACTGAGTGCTTCACCGCTGCGCCGGGCCAGGGTGGAGAGCATGCTGGGCGCGGTGTGGGAGCACAGGCAGGACTACACCACAGCCCTGCAGCTGCACACCCGGGCCCTCGAGACCGCTCGCTCCTTCGGATATCGAGTGGAGGAGGCGTACGCGCTGGCCGGCATGGCGCGGGTCGCCGTACTTCTCGGCGACGCTGAGGTCGCCGCCGGTCACCGGTCGGCCGCCGACGGACTGTTCGCGGAACTGAAGATACCGGTGGCCCGACGCCCCGCCACCGAACCAGTCGTGGTTCATGCCCTGAGCACGGTGTCGTCGTTCTCCCCGGCGCCACCCGCATGCGACGCACTGGCCGGCTCCGGTGCCGTTGTCGGTTACGACACCGTGCGGGACGCCGCTCGTGAGACAGGAGCTGTACCGCGGTAG